TCTAGCCTTGCCTGGCAGTCGGATTCCGTCCTCCCTGGTGGCTTGCTCCAGCGACCCTTCCTTGGCCTGGATGCACACCAGGCAGAGGTCTTCCTTGCCCGCGCAGAATCCACGCGACACCGATGGCGCCACCCGCAGCACGGATCCTTCGGATACGGGAATCTCGTCGCCGTCCAGGTAGAATGTCCCTTCGCCCGACACCACGATGTAGACCTCTTCGTTCTGGTGATGCGCGTGGAGAAAGGGCATCCCCGTTCCCGCGCTCATGCGGTTCATCGACACCTCGCAGCCGGTCAGTCCTAACATCTCCCTCAAGAAGAGCTTTCCCGGCACGCCCATGTAGGAGCGGCTCGCGAGATCCTGCCAGGTCCCGATGTTTTCGATTTGGTAAGACATCGTGTTCATGATCTTGATCTCCTTGATACTTGTGAATTGCAAGTGACTCAAAGAAGCCCCTGTAACTTGTTTTTTGCAAGTGTCTATCTATGTTCCGTTCATGATTGTCCTGAAACCTCGGAAGTCCACGCCCCAAACGCCGCTTCGCTGTCCGGTGGCCAGCGCCCTCGAGCTTTTGGGCGACCGTTGGACCTTGGTGGTCGTGCGCGATCTGGTGCTGGGGAAATCGCGTTACGGCGAATTCCTGGATTCACCGGAGGGAATTCCCACCAACATCCTGGCCGAGCGCCTCAAGCGCCTGGAGTCGCTGGGGATCGTGACCCGCGAGCCCTACCAGGACAACCCTCCTCGCCACAGCTACCGCCTCACCGAAATGGGGGAGGAGCTGAAACCGGTCCTGGCCACCCTGCGCAAATGGGGACTCAATCACATCCCAGGCACCGGCATCCCGGAAGAATTTCAATCCCTGATCCCCAAGCAGGATCGTTGACAGTTTCTTTCCTCGGATTTCCAAACCCCCGCCATCCCACTCCGCCAATCCGTCACTCCGCCCCCGCGCAGCGCAGCGCTCGCGGGCAAAACCGCATTAGACAAAAACCGGCATCAAACCATCCACACACCACCGCACCTGCCTACGCCGCCGTCCCTGTTTTCGTTTTAAGGGCGATCCGAGGATCGCCCCTACGTCGGCCCACAGGGAACGGTGTCGGCTATTCACTGCCCTTACATTCCCGCCAGCCCAATCCCGGCCAGCGAAGCGGCGCCGGGAAATCGGCATTCGAATGCTGTGACAAATCTGGCAATCCAGCCGAATCAAGGGGGACCGGGGGGCTCGAACACTGGAACGGCCAATGGATCCAACGATATCGATCGCGTCCCTGATGCCCTTCGAGGGACGCAAGATGTTGCGTCCCTACGGTTGACCTGGCCAAATCGGCGTTGGCCGTTCCAACGAGAGCCCCCCGGCGGCGGTATCCAAAGGGGCGCCGGAGCCCCTTTGGTCGGGGCCCGGGTGCCGACGCACCCGGAAAACGGCAACCAGGCCCGCGCCTGGTCCTCCACGGCGGAAGCCGTGAATACGGCAACCGGGCCCGCGCCCGGCAAAAGCCCGGCGCAGCCGGAAAAATCCGCTACGCCGGAACCACCCCTTCGAGCGCGCGCCGCCGCGCGTCCTGCATCACCAGCCCCGCCAGCGCCATCCCGAAGGCCGCCGTCACGTGCACCGCACTTCCGTTGATGACGATTTTTGACTCGCACCAGTCCTTGCGGTCGGGATCGTCGTCGTGGGGGCAGAAGCATTGGTGCGTTCCGCAGGCCACGGAGGTGTGTTCGAAGGGCGGCAACGGATCCTCCTCGCTGTAGACCACGCGGAAGTCTCCGGCAAATCCCCGTCGGCGCAAGCCTTTGCGGACAATGCGGGCGAAGGGATCCTTGCGCGCATCCCAGATGCTGGCCGTGCGGATGGCCGTGGAATCGATCCGGCAAGCCGCACCCATGGACGACACCAACGTGGCGCCCACTTCCCAGGCGTGCTCGATCAGATCCAGCTTGTGGGTGTAGCTGTCGATGGCGTCGACCACGTAGTCGTAGCCGGGCAGGTCGAACTGGTCCCGCGTGTCCTTTTCATAGACGGCCTGGATGGCCTCCACCTTGCAACGTGGGTGGATGGAACGCAGGCGTTCGGCCAGGAGTCCCACCTTCGATTGACCGACATTTCCTGTCAAGGCCTGGAGCTGGCGGTTGACGTTGGTGACGCACACCGTGTCGGAATCCACCACCGTCACCTCGCCCAATCCGTTTCTGACCAGGGCTTCGGCGCACCAGCCGCCCACGCCTCCCACCCCGAAGACGATGGCGCGCGAGCTGCGCAGGCGCTCCACAACGGAGGGACCGACAAGGAGTTCCAGACGATGGAATACAGGATTGGTGGCCATGGCTGGCGGGCAATGTACCAACCGACGAGGGCGGATCGCTTGCGCTTTCCTACCTTCGCGCGGTGCCCACCAAGAAAAAGACAAGCCAAGCATCGGCCCGACAGACCAACAACTCCAGCGTTCGTTCCACCATCCTGCCCAACGGCGTCGCCGTCGTCACGGAGCGAATGGAAGGACTGCGTTCGCAGTCCGTCGGCGTCTGGCTTGGGCTTGGATCCCGCCACGATCCGGTGGGGAAGGCGGGATTGGCTCATCTCTACGAGCACATGGTCTTCAAGGGAA
This DNA window, taken from Fibrobacterota bacterium, encodes the following:
- a CDS encoding tRNA threonylcarbamoyladenosine dehydratase; the encoded protein is MATNPVFHRLELLVGPSVVERLRSSRAIVFGVGGVGGWCAEALVRNGLGEVTVVDSDTVCVTNVNRQLQALTGNVGQSKVGLLAERLRSIHPRCKVEAIQAVYEKDTRDQFDLPGYDYVVDAIDSYTHKLDLIEHAWEVGATLVSSMGAACRIDSTAIRTASIWDARKDPFARIVRKGLRRRGFAGDFRVVYSEEDPLPPFEHTSVACGTHQCFCPHDDDPDRKDWCESKIVINGSAVHVTAAFGMALAGLVMQDARRRALEGVVPA
- a CDS encoding cupin domain-containing protein, coding for MNTMSYQIENIGTWQDLASRSYMGVPGKLFLREMLGLTGCEVSMNRMSAGTGMPFLHAHHQNEEVYIVVSGEGTFYLDGDEIPVSEGSVLRVAPSVSRGFCAGKEDLCLVCIQAKEGSLEQATREDGIRLPGKARWME
- a CDS encoding helix-turn-helix transcriptional regulator; translated protein: MIVLKPRKSTPQTPLRCPVASALELLGDRWTLVVVRDLVLGKSRYGEFLDSPEGIPTNILAERLKRLESLGIVTREPYQDNPPRHSYRLTEMGEELKPVLATLRKWGLNHIPGTGIPEEFQSLIPKQDR